From a single Gemmatimonadota bacterium genomic region:
- a CDS encoding ABC transporter ATP-binding protein, giving the protein MAVGDQRVHGGLRFPGVLSVGQAGPHGHRGGAVSRVTELDSDDLPTDPVDRRLLARLLEYLKPHWRLVAASAVLIAIHAGLAVVGPALTQRALDRAIPARDGDLLLRYAAIFLAALLLTFVVDYAQSMLTTRIGQRVMADLRISIFDRLTRLSVGYFDRNPVGRLMTRVTSDVETLNELFSSGVVSVFGDLLTLAAITTMMLATDWRLALVAFLVMPMMWLVAAGFRRRIRDAFRDIRGRVAKLNSYLQEHLAGVQVVQLFGRERAAAAEFTEVNQAYLTANQRSIAIYAVFFPLVELVAAVALALILARGAPWVLDGSLTVGVLAAFVQLTRRFFQPLQDLSEKVNLVQSAMASSERVFRLLDTPVAVLDPTDPVPLPVPTRGEIAFENVWFRYSESGPWVLQDVSFRVPAGSTLAVVGHTGAGKTTLVSLLLRFYDPSQGRITLDGIDIRSVGVADLRRQFGFVQQDLFLFAGDVFRNLALDPEVTEARVRAAAARVGIDGFIGRLPGGYHHVLAERGKNLSVGERQLLSFARAMARDPRILLLDEATSSIDSELEARIQRGVDELMRGRTAVVIAHRLSTILHADEIVVMHHGRVVERGRHETLVRRDGVYQRLSRLQAGTHLA; this is encoded by the coding sequence TTGGCGGTTGGTGATCAGCGGGTACACGGTGGTCTTCGGTTCCCTGGTGTTCTATCGGTGGGTCAGGCGGGGCCTCACGGGCATCGAGGAGGAGCCGTCAGCCGCGTGACCGAGCTCGACAGCGACGATCTGCCGACCGATCCGGTCGACCGCCGCCTCCTCGCCAGACTCCTCGAATACCTCAAGCCCCACTGGCGACTGGTCGCCGCCTCGGCGGTGCTGATTGCGATCCATGCCGGCCTGGCGGTGGTTGGCCCGGCCCTGACCCAGCGGGCACTCGACCGAGCGATTCCCGCTCGGGATGGCGACCTCTTGCTCCGGTACGCCGCGATCTTTCTGGCGGCGTTGCTCCTGACGTTCGTCGTGGATTACGCCCAATCCATGCTCACGACCCGAATCGGGCAGCGGGTCATGGCGGACCTCCGGATCTCGATTTTCGACCGTTTGACGCGGCTGTCCGTCGGGTACTTCGACCGGAACCCGGTAGGTCGTTTAATGACCCGGGTCACGTCCGACGTCGAAACGTTGAACGAGCTGTTTTCCTCGGGGGTGGTCAGCGTCTTCGGCGACCTGCTGACCCTCGCGGCGATTACCACGATGATGCTGGCCACGGATTGGCGGTTGGCGCTGGTTGCCTTTCTGGTCATGCCCATGATGTGGTTGGTCGCGGCAGGATTTCGGCGCCGGATTCGGGACGCGTTTCGGGACATCCGGGGCCGGGTGGCCAAACTCAATAGCTATTTGCAAGAACACCTGGCGGGGGTGCAAGTCGTTCAGCTCTTTGGACGCGAGCGCGCCGCCGCGGCCGAGTTCACCGAGGTGAACCAGGCCTACCTCACTGCGAACCAGCGATCGATCGCGATCTATGCGGTGTTCTTTCCGTTGGTCGAGCTGGTCGCGGCGGTGGCCCTGGCGTTGATCTTGGCCCGGGGGGCTCCCTGGGTTCTCGACGGGTCGCTCACGGTTGGGGTGTTGGCGGCCTTCGTTCAGCTGACCCGGCGGTTCTTCCAGCCGCTCCAAGACCTCTCGGAGAAGGTCAACTTGGTGCAGAGTGCGATGGCCAGTTCCGAGCGGGTCTTCCGCTTGCTGGATACGCCGGTGGCCGTCCTCGACCCGACCGACCCGGTGCCGTTGCCGGTGCCGACTCGCGGGGAGATCGCCTTCGAAAACGTCTGGTTCCGCTACTCGGAGTCGGGGCCGTGGGTGCTCCAGGATGTGTCGTTCCGGGTGCCGGCCGGCTCGACCCTGGCCGTGGTCGGCCATACCGGGGCGGGCAAGACCACGCTGGTCAGCTTGCTGCTGCGGTTCTACGACCCGTCGCAAGGCCGCATTACCCTCGACGGGATCGATATCCGATCGGTGGGCGTCGCGGATTTGCGGCGCCAATTCGGCTTCGTCCAGCAGGACCTGTTCCTGTTTGCTGGCGACGTGTTCCGCAACCTGGCCCTCGACCCCGAGGTGACCGAGGCCAGGGTTCGGGCGGCCGCGGCCCGGGTGGGGATCGACGGGTTTATCGGGCGACTGCCTGGGGGATACCACCATGTCCTGGCGGAGCGGGGCAAGAACCTGTCTGTCGGGGAGCGGCAATTGCTGAGTTTTGCCCGAGCGATGGCCCGGGATCCCCGGATCCTCCTGCTCGACGAAGCCACCAGTTCGATCGACTCCGAGCTGGAGGCCCGGATTCAGCGCGGGGTGGATGAACTGATGCGGGGCCGGACCGCGGTTGTCATTGCCCACCGGTTGAGCACGATCCTTCATGCCGACGAGATCGTGGTGATGCACCACGGCCGGGTGGTGGAGCGGGGGCGGCATGAGACCCTGGTCCGGCGCGACGGTGTCTATCAGCGACTCTCCCGGCTTCAGGCCGGAACTCATCTGGCCTGA